A stretch of Clostridium formicaceticum DNA encodes these proteins:
- a CDS encoding LegC family aminotransferase produces MIPLAIPNIAGNEWRYIKECLDTNWVSSVGSYVDLFEEKFREYLSTQKAVATMNGTAAITLALQTLGIGAGDEVIVPSMTFVASVNPVVYVGANPVFIDITPDTWVMDVDMLEERITEKTKAIIPVHVYGNMVDMEPLLKIAKKYHLYVIEDATEALGSEYRTSDGKWHKAGTLGNFGTFSFNGNKLITTGAGGMLVTHDVDLGEKAKHLCNQAKTTLPNGDIVHEEIGYNYRMPNILAAMGVAQLEKIEEYILIKIKNAKLYHSYLQNIEGIRLPKEKENVKHVHWLYSILIEENYGSDRDELIKKLNERGIGSRGFFQPIHTMRPYADYSKGAMNNTYRVSKRGVNLPSSVSLSSKDCQYICNTIHNIHRGCL; encoded by the coding sequence ATGATTCCATTAGCTATACCTAACATAGCAGGCAATGAATGGAGGTACATTAAGGAGTGTTTAGATACGAATTGGGTATCCTCTGTAGGTAGTTATGTAGACTTGTTTGAAGAAAAATTCAGGGAGTATTTAAGTACACAAAAAGCAGTAGCAACCATGAATGGTACTGCTGCCATCACTTTAGCATTACAAACGCTAGGAATAGGAGCAGGGGATGAAGTTATCGTTCCTTCTATGACCTTTGTTGCTAGTGTAAATCCTGTGGTATATGTAGGGGCAAATCCTGTATTTATAGATATTACCCCGGACACATGGGTGATGGATGTAGATATGCTAGAAGAACGAATCACGGAAAAAACAAAGGCAATTATTCCTGTGCATGTCTATGGAAATATGGTGGATATGGAGCCGCTATTAAAAATAGCCAAAAAGTATCATTTATATGTGATAGAAGATGCCACGGAAGCCTTAGGTTCAGAATATAGGACAAGTGATGGAAAGTGGCATAAAGCAGGAACATTAGGTAATTTTGGCACCTTCAGCTTTAATGGCAACAAATTGATTACTACAGGAGCAGGAGGTATGTTGGTTACACATGATGTAGATTTAGGAGAAAAAGCCAAACATCTGTGCAACCAAGCTAAAACCACCTTACCTAATGGTGATATAGTACATGAGGAAATAGGTTATAACTATCGCATGCCTAATATATTGGCTGCCATGGGTGTGGCGCAGCTAGAAAAAATAGAAGAATATATACTAATAAAAATAAAAAATGCAAAATTATATCATAGCTATTTGCAAAATATCGAAGGAATTAGACTACCAAAAGAAAAAGAAAATGTTAAGCATGTTCACTGGTTATACAGTATCTTAATAGAAGAAAATTATGGTTCTGATAGAGATGAATTGATAAAAAAGCTAAATGAAAGAGGAATTGGAAGTAGGGGTTTTTTTCAACCAATTCATACTATGAGACCTTATGCAGATTACTCAAAGGGAGCTATGAACAATACCTATAGGGTTAGTAAACGAGGAGTCAATTTACCCAGTTCAGTATCCTTGTCTTCAAAAGATTGTCAGTATATATGCAATACAATTCATAATATTCATAGAGGATGCTTGTAG
- a CDS encoding acetyltransferase, which yields MKKLLIAGVGGFGREVFQWASDFQNKTPKWREIKFLIKSLQEKDDLALIEQFHLPYETEEEIKLSNKEEIEIVCAIGDPNLKLSVCNELEKMGLNFVTLIHPTAVVGRDCEIGKGVIICPGAVITTNVKIGNFVSINCLSSIGHDVVVEEGCTISSQCDITGSVYIERGVFLGSGARILPKGRVGRYAKVGAGSVVLRRVKPNSTVFGNPAREI from the coding sequence TTGAAAAAATTGTTGATCGCAGGTGTAGGTGGTTTTGGAAGAGAAGTCTTTCAATGGGCAAGTGATTTCCAAAACAAAACCCCTAAGTGGAGAGAAATAAAGTTTTTAATAAAAAGTTTACAGGAAAAGGACGACTTAGCGTTAATAGAACAATTTCACCTACCTTATGAAACGGAAGAGGAAATAAAGCTTAGTAATAAAGAGGAGATAGAAATAGTATGTGCGATAGGAGATCCTAATCTAAAGTTATCAGTTTGCAACGAACTGGAAAAAATGGGACTAAACTTCGTTACACTCATACATCCTACAGCCGTGGTGGGAAGAGATTGTGAGATAGGTAAGGGTGTGATTATTTGTCCTGGAGCAGTTATTACAACAAATGTTAAAATAGGAAACTTCGTTAGTATTAATTGTTTGTCCTCTATAGGGCATGATGTTGTTGTAGAAGAAGGGTGTACCATTAGTTCTCAATGTGATATTACTGGAAGTGTTTATATTGAAAGAGGCGTCTTTTTAGGGAGTGGTGCTAGAATACTGCCAAAAGGAAGGGTTGGAAGGTATGCAAAAGTTGGTGCGGGAAGCGTTGTTCTTAGGAGAGTTAAACCAAACTCCACTGTTTTTGGAAATCCAGCAAGAGAGATATAA
- a CDS encoding acyl carrier protein gives MKVEELIEKIAEALLEEREITLETELDELEGWDSLGRLGIIALFDELFNQSLEAEKLKRCETIEDIVSLVKVNLEE, from the coding sequence ATGAAAGTAGAGGAATTGATAGAAAAAATAGCGGAAGCGTTATTAGAGGAAAGAGAAATTACTTTAGAAACAGAGCTTGATGAATTAGAAGGCTGGGATTCATTAGGAAGGCTAGGAATTATTGCATTATTTGATGAGCTATTTAATCAAAGCTTAGAGGCAGAAAAACTAAAGCGGTGTGAAACAATAGAGGACATCGTAAGTCTAGTTAAAGTAAATTTGGAGGAATAA
- a CDS encoding 3-oxoacyl-ACP synthase III family protein produces MAISKINNAKIQGIVCALPDNEISIFDLGKNYFQEKDIEKISEMSGVKRVFHAKSNQTASDLCYEAAERLLKELDWQKESVDGLLFISQTPDYITPSTACILQNKLGLHRNCIALDINLGCSGYVYGLWLASQFIQTKACSRVLVLVGDTLTRTISKQDKSVALIFGDGASATAIEYTEQNSTSTYILNSDGAGANSLIIPAGGFRMPASPTTMKLESDEDGNIRGQEHIYMNGMDIFSFAVKEIPQIIQEVINYHGWNIADVDQFLLHQANNYMLKFIGRKAKIPIEKMPLNIDGFGNTSGTTIPLLICDKLKDRLKGENLNIVMAGFGVGLSWGALAASMSQVHCTEIIYI; encoded by the coding sequence ATGGCTATTTCAAAGATAAATAATGCTAAGATACAAGGAATAGTATGCGCATTACCAGATAATGAGATTTCTATTTTCGATCTTGGCAAAAATTATTTTCAGGAAAAAGATATAGAGAAGATATCTGAAATGAGTGGGGTAAAAAGGGTTTTTCATGCAAAGTCAAATCAAACCGCTAGTGACTTATGTTATGAAGCAGCAGAAAGATTACTTAAGGAATTGGACTGGCAAAAAGAAAGTGTAGATGGACTTTTATTTATCTCACAGACGCCTGATTACATTACTCCCTCCACTGCTTGTATATTACAAAACAAACTAGGCTTACATAGAAATTGTATTGCTCTAGATATCAACTTAGGCTGCTCTGGCTATGTGTATGGGCTCTGGTTAGCTAGTCAATTTATTCAAACAAAAGCCTGCAGCAGGGTGTTAGTTCTAGTAGGTGATACCTTAACACGGACCATTTCAAAACAAGATAAATCTGTAGCATTAATCTTCGGAGACGGTGCCTCAGCCACTGCTATTGAATACACAGAACAAAACAGTACAAGCACTTATATACTGAATTCTGATGGTGCGGGAGCAAATAGTCTAATTATACCAGCCGGTGGTTTTAGAATGCCTGCTTCTCCCACTACAATGAAATTAGAGTCAGATGAAGATGGGAATATAAGAGGGCAAGAACATATTTATATGAATGGAATGGATATTTTTAGCTTTGCGGTTAAAGAAATTCCTCAGATTATCCAGGAGGTTATCAACTATCATGGATGGAATATAGCAGATGTCGATCAATTTTTGTTACATCAGGCTAATAACTACATGTTAAAATTCATCGGTAGAAAGGCCAAAATCCCTATTGAAAAAATGCCTTTAAATATAGATGGATTTGGCAATACAAGTGGAACCACAATTCCTTTGTTAATATGTGATAAACTAAAGGATAGACTAAAAGGTGAGAATTTAAATATTGTCATGGCAGGATTTGGTGTAGGACTATCATGGGGAGCTTTGGCTGCATCTATGTCTCAGGTACATTGTACAGAAATAATCTATATATAA
- a CDS encoding SDR family NAD(P)-dependent oxidoreductase, whose product MRDPFSLNNKTILVTGASSGIGREVAIAISNQGGRAIISGRDEMELNKTYEVLEYKEKHAIEAYDLMNIDGIQAWLTSIVKKYDGKLDGFVHCAGMSMLKPLFLLNHHEIDKIMKLNFQAGVELLKHAGNPKISLKGSSFVFISSVAGMMGEPGALAYCSSKAALISAAKTAAIELARFSYRVNCIAPGMVKTPMLQQYEETLGEEQMEVLKRKFPLGIGEPKDVAASSVFLLSEAARWITGTTLVVDGGYTCGK is encoded by the coding sequence ATGAGGGACCCATTTAGTCTTAATAATAAAACAATTCTTGTTACAGGGGCATCTTCAGGTATTGGAAGGGAAGTAGCTATTGCCATTAGCAACCAAGGGGGCAGAGCTATTATTAGTGGTAGAGATGAAATGGAGCTTAATAAAACCTATGAGGTTTTAGAATACAAAGAAAAACATGCTATTGAGGCATATGATCTTATGAATATTGATGGTATTCAAGCCTGGTTGACAAGTATAGTTAAGAAATATGATGGGAAATTAGATGGATTCGTCCATTGTGCAGGAATGAGTATGCTTAAGCCACTATTTCTTTTAAACCATCATGAAATTGATAAAATCATGAAATTAAACTTTCAGGCGGGAGTTGAGCTGTTAAAGCATGCTGGAAACCCTAAGATAAGTTTAAAAGGCAGTTCTTTTGTTTTTATTTCTTCAGTGGCAGGGATGATGGGGGAACCTGGAGCCCTAGCTTACTGTAGCAGCAAAGCGGCATTGATATCTGCAGCTAAGACGGCAGCAATAGAATTAGCAAGATTTTCTTATAGAGTGAACTGCATTGCTCCAGGCATGGTAAAGACCCCTATGCTGCAACAATATGAAGAAACTTTGGGTGAAGAACAAATGGAAGTTTTAAAAAGAAAGTTTCCATTAGGTATAGGGGAGCCTAAAGATGTGGCTGCTTCTTCTGTGTTTTTGCTTTCAGAGGCGGCAAGGTGGATTACAGGCACAACATTAGTAGTAGATGGTGGATATACCTGCGGAAAATAA